A section of the Candidatus Binatia bacterium genome encodes:
- the fusA2 gene encoding elongation factor G 2 — protein sequence MARKISLEKTRNIGIMAHIDAGKTTTTERILYYTGMTYKIGEVHEGTATMDWMVQEQERGITITSAATTCFWRDHRINIIDTPGHVDFTIEVERSLRVLDGAVAVFCGVGGVEPQSETVWRQADKHRVPRIAFVNKMDRVGANFGEVVRQIRERLGANAVPIQLPLGVEEAFRGVIDLIGMRAIVWDDESLGARYHSEDIPGDLRAQAEEAREAVLEAAADCSEVVMEKYLGGEAISEDDIKKALRVGTLSMRVVPVLCGSAFKNKGVQPLLDAVVDYLPSPVDIPPVEGVNPITGEVEVRRASDDEPFAALAFKIMTDPFVGSLTFFRVYSGRVESGSYVFNSTKGKKERIGRLLKMHANKREEIKEVYAGEIAAAVGLRDTTTGDTLCDEARPIVLESIEFPEPVISVAIEPKTKADQEKLSISLQKLATEDPSFRVSTDKETGQTILSGMGELHLEIIVDRLLREFKVDANVGKPQVAYRETVRKTAEYEYKHVRQTGGRGQYGHVILRVEPLGRGKGFEFVDATKGGVVPREYVPAVEKGVVEAAERGILAGYPMVDIKVTLLDGSYHEVDSSELAFKIAASITFQEAAKRADPVILEPIMLVEVVTPEEFAGAVFGDLNSRRGRIQGMDARGGAQVIRAHVPLAEMFGYATDLRSMTQGRATYTMQFSHYEPVPQAISEEITAKAVGA from the coding sequence ATGGCTCGTAAGATTTCTTTGGAGAAAACACGGAACATCGGCATCATGGCACATATTGATGCCGGGAAAACAACAACGACTGAGCGGATCTTGTACTACACGGGCATGACGTACAAGATCGGCGAAGTGCATGAAGGCACGGCCACCATGGACTGGATGGTCCAGGAGCAAGAGCGTGGGATCACCATTACCTCGGCGGCTACGACGTGTTTCTGGCGGGACCATAGGATCAATATCATCGATACGCCCGGGCACGTGGACTTCACGATCGAGGTTGAGCGTTCTCTTCGGGTCCTTGATGGTGCAGTGGCCGTGTTTTGTGGCGTTGGTGGGGTGGAGCCCCAGTCGGAAACTGTCTGGCGACAGGCAGACAAGCATCGTGTTCCCCGAATTGCGTTTGTGAACAAGATGGACCGGGTAGGTGCTAACTTTGGCGAGGTGGTCCGTCAGATTCGCGAGCGGTTAGGCGCAAACGCGGTGCCAATACAGCTCCCTCTGGGGGTGGAAGAAGCCTTTCGTGGCGTCATCGACTTAATTGGCATGCGGGCGATCGTTTGGGACGACGAAAGTCTCGGGGCACGCTATCACAGCGAAGACATCCCCGGGGACTTGCGCGCTCAAGCTGAAGAGGCTCGCGAGGCTGTCCTGGAAGCGGCTGCGGACTGTAGCGAGGTCGTGATGGAGAAATACCTCGGTGGCGAGGCAATTTCCGAGGACGACATCAAAAAGGCTTTGCGGGTGGGGACGCTTTCGATGCGGGTCGTGCCTGTGTTGTGTGGCTCGGCGTTCAAGAACAAGGGTGTGCAGCCGCTGCTGGATGCCGTCGTGGATTATTTGCCTTCGCCGGTGGACATTCCTCCCGTGGAGGGCGTGAATCCGATTACCGGTGAAGTGGAGGTGCGGCGGGCTTCCGATGATGAGCCATTTGCGGCGCTGGCATTCAAGATCATGACTGACCCGTTTGTGGGGTCGTTGACGTTTTTTCGGGTATACTCGGGCAGGGTCGAATCTGGCTCGTATGTCTTTAACTCGACCAAGGGCAAGAAGGAGCGCATTGGCCGACTCCTCAAAATGCACGCGAATAAGCGTGAGGAAATCAAGGAAGTGTACGCGGGCGAGATTGCCGCAGCCGTGGGCTTGCGCGACACTACGACTGGCGACACCCTTTGTGATGAGGCTCGACCGATCGTGCTGGAGTCCATTGAGTTTCCGGAGCCAGTGATCTCGGTTGCGATCGAGCCAAAGACGAAGGCAGATCAGGAAAAGCTCAGTATTTCGCTGCAAAAGCTAGCGACGGAAGATCCTTCATTCAGGGTGTCCACGGACAAAGAAACGGGGCAAACGATCCTGTCCGGCATGGGCGAACTACATCTTGAGATCATTGTGGATCGCTTGTTGCGGGAGTTTAAGGTCGACGCCAACGTGGGCAAGCCACAGGTGGCCTATCGCGAGACTGTTCGAAAGACGGCGGAGTACGAATACAAGCACGTCCGCCAGACGGGTGGCCGCGGCCAGTACGGACACGTAATCTTGCGTGTTGAGCCCCTTGGGCGTGGAAAGGGGTTCGAGTTTGTTGACGCGACCAAGGGTGGCGTCGTGCCTCGGGAGTATGTCCCGGCGGTCGAAAAAGGCGTTGTCGAGGCTGCCGAGCGTGGCATCTTGGCTGGGTACCCAATGGTGGACATTAAGGTGACCTTGCTGGATGGCTCGTACCACGAGGTCGACTCCTCGGAGCTGGCATTTAAGATCGCTGCGTCCATTACTTTTCAAGAAGCGGCGAAGCGTGCGGACCCCGTAATTTTGGAACCTATCATGCTCGTGGAGGTCGTCACGCCCGAGGAGTTCGCTGGAGCCGTGTTCGGCGACCTCAATTCTCGCCGCGGTCGAATCCAGGGGATGGATGCCCGTGGTGGTGCTCAGGTGATTCGTGCGCACGTGCCGCTGGCTGAGATGTTTGGATACGCAACGGACCTGCGTTCGATGACGCAGGGTCGTGCAACATATACGATGCAGTTCTCGCATTACGAACCGGTGCCGCAGGCGATCTCGGAGGAAATTACCGCCAAGGCCGTTGGTGCCTAG
- the tuf-1 gene encoding elongation factor Tu — protein MAKQKFERKKPHVNVGTIGHIDHGKTTLTAAITKVLAAQGLAQFTPFDQIDKAPEERARGITIATAHVEYETAKRHYAHVDCPGHADYIKNMITGAAQMDGAILVVAATDGPMPQTREHILLARQVGVPAIVVFMNKVDMVEDAELLELVELEVRELLSKYEYPGDEVPVIRGSALKALEGDTGELGAQAIMKLMEAVDEYVPEPQREVDKPFLMPVEDVFTISGRGTVATGRVERGRIRVGDEVEIVGLRATQKTVVTGVEMFRKILDEGQAGDNIGVLLRGTKREEVERGQVLAAPGSITPHTKFEAEVYILTKEEGGRHTPFFNGYRPQFYFRTTDVTGVVKLPEGVEMVMPGDNVRLSVELITPIAMEEGLRFAIREGGRTVGAGVVTKIME, from the coding sequence ATGGCGAAGCAGAAGTTTGAGCGGAAGAAGCCGCATGTGAACGTGGGGACGATTGGGCACATTGATCATGGGAAGACGACGTTGACGGCGGCGATAACGAAGGTGTTGGCGGCGCAGGGATTGGCGCAATTTACGCCATTTGATCAGATTGACAAGGCGCCGGAGGAGCGGGCGCGAGGGATTACGATAGCGACGGCGCATGTGGAGTATGAGACGGCCAAGAGGCACTATGCGCACGTGGACTGTCCTGGGCATGCGGACTACATCAAGAACATGATTACTGGGGCAGCGCAGATGGACGGGGCGATTTTGGTGGTGGCGGCGACGGACGGGCCGATGCCGCAGACGCGGGAGCACATTTTGTTGGCGCGGCAGGTGGGTGTGCCGGCGATTGTGGTGTTTATGAACAAGGTGGATATGGTGGAGGATGCGGAGTTATTGGAGTTGGTGGAGTTGGAGGTGAGGGAGTTATTGTCGAAGTACGAGTATCCTGGGGACGAGGTACCGGTGATTCGTGGGAGTGCGTTGAAGGCGCTGGAGGGGGACACTGGGGAGCTTGGGGCGCAGGCGATTATGAAGTTGATGGAGGCGGTGGATGAGTATGTGCCGGAGCCGCAGCGGGAGGTTGACAAGCCCTTTTTGATGCCGGTGGAGGATGTGTTTACGATTAGCGGGCGGGGCACTGTGGCCACTGGGCGAGTGGAGCGTGGGCGGATTCGGGTTGGGGATGAGGTTGAGATTGTGGGTTTGCGTGCGACGCAGAAGACGGTGGTGACGGGTGTGGAGATGTTTCGCAAGATTTTGGATGAGGGGCAGGCTGGGGACAACATTGGGGTATTGTTGCGGGGGACGAAGCGGGAGGAGGTGGAGCGAGGGCAGGTATTGGCGGCGCCTGGGAGTATCACGCCGCACACGAAGTTTGAGGCGGAGGTGTACATTTTGACGAAGGAGGAGGGTGGGCGGCACACGCCATTTTTCAATGGGTATCGGCCGCAATTTTACTTTCGCACGACGGATGTGACTGGGGTGGTGAAGTTGCCGGAGGGGGTGGAGATGGTGATGCCTGGGGACAATGTGCGGTTGAGCGTGGAGTTGATCACGCCGATTGCGATGGAGGAGGGTTTGCGCTTTGCGATCCGCGAGGGCGGCCGCACTGTCGGAGCCGGCGTCGTAACGAAAATCATGGAATAA
- the rpoC gene encoding DNA-directed RNA polymerase subunit beta': MDDLFSLYEKPKNPLNFNAIRIGIASPDKIRSWSHGEVKKPETINYRTFKPERDGLFCAKIFGPTKDYECNCGKYKRMRHRGVVCEKCGVEVIQSKVRRERMGHIELATPVAHIWFLKSLPSRIGTLLDMTLKDLEKVLYFESYVVTDPGDTPLQYKELLSEKRYREARDKFGDGFKAEMGAEAIRTLLCQLDLEEEATRLREEMRQVGSEARRKKIAKRLKVINAFRHSGNRPEWMILEVIPVIPPDLRPLVPLDGGRFATSDLNDLYRRVINRNNRLKRLIELNAPDIIVRNEKRMLQEAVDALFDNGRRGRAITGANKRPLKSLSDMLKGKTGRFRQNLLGKRVDYSGRSVIVVGPELRLHQCGLPKIMALELFKPFIYNKLEERGLATTIKSAKKLVEKEKDEVWDILDEVIREHPILLNRAPTLHRLGIQAFEPVLIEGKAIQLHPLVCAAYNADFDGDQMAVHVPLSVEAQVESRVLMMSTNNILSPAHGKPIIVPSQDIVLGLYWMTRERVNAKGAGRRFASVGEVRVAYDQGEVDVQAPVSVRIDGEMVQTTVGRVLLYEVAPPQIPFREVNRVMKKKELAELIDIAYRYAGNKATVIFADRLKDLGYEYATKAGISISIKDMVIPANKQKLLEEAYKEVRKIEEQYNGGFITQGERYNKVVDIWAEVTDKVGAEMMAELQSETIIMPDGRKQTVTSFNPIFMMADSGARGGAQQIRQLAGMRGLMAKPSGEIIETPITANFREGLTVLQYFISTHGARKGLADTALKTANSGYLTRRLVDVAQDSIITEYDCGTLDGIEMTPLVEGGEIIEGLGDRVLGRVALEDVRDRYTGEVLVRANQEITEEVVGKLERSGLERIKIRSVLTCQSRRGVCVLCYGRDLARGQMVNLGEAIGVIAAQSIGEPGTQLTMRTFHIGGAASRRAEQTTLEVRTNGILRLVGVQTVVNRDGDLVVMNRNGEVLVVEVGPDGKERERERYPLVYGARLKKRDGDRVQAGDLVAEWDPYTTPMLTETSGYVVFADIIDGHTMEERVDERTGMAMKIIVDFKDLDRQPRILVLEDPTHQPKDLSLESRRVYLLPVGAHIAVTEGQYVSAGDVIAKIPRETTKTKDITGGLPRVAELFEARKPKEQAVISEIDGIVSFGKDTKGKRKVIVTPDVGEPREYLIPKGKHISVHEGDRVRAGEPLMDGSPNPHDILTILGLKALAKYLVDEIQEIYRLQGVRINDKHIEVIVRQMLRRVKVRDVGDTDFLVGDQVEKWRFDEENQRVKRAGGQPATCEPLLLGITKASLSTESFISAASFQETTKVLTEAAINGKVDHLVGLKENVIMGRLIPAGTGVAQYRQMEMLIDGAPAEATEQQEPSPSEAATA; encoded by the coding sequence ATGGACGATTTGTTTTCGCTTTACGAGAAACCCAAAAACCCTCTGAACTTCAACGCCATCCGGATCGGAATTGCTTCGCCGGACAAGATCCGGTCTTGGTCGCATGGCGAGGTAAAAAAACCTGAAACCATCAATTACCGTACGTTCAAGCCTGAGCGGGACGGCCTGTTTTGCGCCAAGATTTTCGGGCCAACGAAAGACTACGAGTGCAACTGCGGCAAGTACAAGCGGATGCGCCATAGGGGCGTTGTGTGCGAGAAGTGCGGGGTGGAGGTCATTCAATCGAAGGTGCGCCGGGAACGGATGGGGCACATCGAGTTGGCTACGCCCGTGGCGCATATTTGGTTTTTGAAGAGCCTCCCCAGCCGGATCGGGACGCTTTTGGACATGACTCTCAAGGATCTCGAAAAGGTCCTTTATTTCGAGTCGTACGTCGTTACGGATCCAGGAGATACGCCTCTGCAGTACAAGGAGCTGTTGAGCGAAAAGCGGTATCGCGAGGCGAGGGACAAGTTTGGCGACGGCTTCAAGGCCGAAATGGGGGCAGAGGCGATCCGAACGCTCTTGTGCCAGTTGGACTTGGAAGAGGAGGCGACTCGACTGCGGGAAGAAATGCGCCAGGTCGGGAGCGAGGCTCGCCGGAAGAAGATTGCTAAGAGGCTCAAAGTCATCAATGCATTCCGGCACTCCGGTAATCGTCCTGAATGGATGATCTTGGAGGTCATTCCAGTCATTCCGCCAGATCTCCGTCCTTTGGTCCCTCTCGACGGAGGCCGTTTTGCCACGTCCGACCTCAATGACCTCTACCGCAGGGTGATTAATCGCAATAACCGCTTAAAGCGCCTGATCGAACTGAATGCGCCGGACATTATTGTGCGGAACGAGAAGCGCATGCTCCAGGAGGCTGTGGATGCGCTCTTCGACAATGGGCGACGTGGTCGGGCGATCACTGGTGCAAATAAACGGCCCCTTAAGTCGCTGTCCGATATGCTCAAAGGGAAAACCGGACGGTTCCGTCAAAATCTCTTGGGGAAGCGGGTGGATTACTCGGGTCGGTCCGTCATTGTCGTAGGACCGGAGCTGCGTCTGCACCAATGCGGCTTGCCGAAAATAATGGCGTTGGAGCTGTTTAAGCCTTTCATTTACAACAAGCTCGAAGAGCGGGGCTTGGCGACGACGATCAAGAGCGCGAAGAAACTGGTGGAGAAGGAGAAGGATGAGGTCTGGGATATCCTGGACGAGGTCATCCGCGAGCACCCGATACTCTTGAATCGTGCACCGACGCTTCACCGTTTGGGCATCCAGGCATTTGAGCCGGTTTTGATCGAGGGGAAGGCAATTCAGCTCCACCCGCTAGTTTGTGCAGCGTACAACGCGGACTTTGACGGGGACCAAATGGCGGTTCATGTGCCGCTATCGGTCGAAGCGCAGGTGGAATCGCGCGTGTTGATGATGTCGACGAACAACATTCTTTCACCGGCTCACGGAAAACCGATCATTGTTCCGTCTCAAGATATCGTACTCGGGCTTTACTGGATGACCCGTGAGCGGGTAAATGCCAAGGGAGCTGGGCGCCGTTTTGCAAGCGTCGGTGAGGTGCGTGTGGCATACGATCAAGGGGAGGTCGATGTCCAGGCGCCGGTGAGCGTCCGGATTGACGGAGAAATGGTACAGACCACCGTGGGGCGGGTCCTTCTGTACGAGGTGGCGCCTCCACAGATTCCGTTCCGTGAAGTCAACCGAGTCATGAAGAAGAAGGAGTTGGCCGAGCTCATCGACATCGCTTACCGGTATGCTGGTAACAAGGCCACGGTAATTTTTGCCGACAGACTAAAAGACCTCGGCTATGAGTATGCCACCAAGGCGGGGATATCCATCTCGATCAAGGACATGGTGATACCCGCAAACAAGCAGAAGCTGCTTGAAGAGGCGTACAAAGAGGTGCGGAAAATCGAGGAGCAGTACAACGGGGGCTTCATCACTCAAGGCGAACGGTACAACAAGGTCGTCGATATTTGGGCGGAGGTGACGGACAAAGTCGGTGCCGAAATGATGGCGGAGCTGCAGTCGGAGACCATCATTATGCCAGATGGGCGGAAGCAGACGGTCACGAGCTTCAACCCGATTTTTATGATGGCTGACTCCGGGGCTCGCGGTGGCGCCCAGCAAATCCGACAGCTCGCGGGTATGCGGGGACTGATGGCGAAACCTTCCGGGGAAATCATCGAAACCCCGATTACCGCGAATTTTCGAGAGGGGCTCACCGTTCTTCAATATTTTATCTCCACGCATGGAGCGCGTAAGGGTTTGGCGGATACCGCGTTAAAGACAGCGAACTCTGGGTACTTGACCCGCCGTTTGGTCGACGTGGCCCAGGATTCGATCATCACAGAATACGATTGTGGCACGCTCGACGGCATCGAGATGACGCCTTTGGTGGAAGGAGGAGAGATCATCGAGGGGCTGGGGGATCGAGTGTTGGGTCGGGTAGCCCTGGAGGATGTGCGCGATCGGTACACTGGTGAGGTGCTTGTACGGGCAAATCAGGAAATCACCGAAGAAGTAGTCGGCAAGCTGGAGCGGTCCGGCTTGGAACGGATCAAGATCCGATCGGTGCTAACGTGTCAGTCCAGGCGAGGTGTTTGTGTGCTGTGTTACGGCCGGGATTTGGCTCGCGGGCAGATGGTGAACTTGGGAGAAGCAATTGGTGTCATTGCTGCTCAGTCGATCGGAGAGCCGGGTACCCAGTTGACGATGCGTACGTTCCACATCGGAGGGGCTGCTAGTCGTCGTGCAGAACAGACAACGTTGGAGGTGCGCACGAACGGAATCTTGCGATTGGTGGGCGTGCAAACGGTGGTGAATCGCGACGGTGACCTGGTCGTTATGAACCGCAACGGCGAGGTGTTGGTCGTCGAGGTCGGGCCGGATGGAAAGGAGCGCGAAAGAGAACGGTATCCGCTCGTATATGGGGCGAGGCTCAAGAAGCGCGACGGAGATCGCGTGCAAGCCGGCGATTTGGTCGCTGAGTGGGACCCGTACACCACACCGATGTTAACCGAGACATCGGGCTACGTGGTGTTTGCCGATATTATCGACGGCCATACGATGGAGGAGCGCGTCGATGAGCGTACTGGTATGGCGATGAAGATCATCGTGGATTTCAAGGACCTCGATAGGCAGCCGCGAATCTTGGTTTTGGAGGATCCGACGCACCAGCCGAAGGACCTTTCGTTGGAATCTCGTCGTGTTTACCTGTTGCCCGTTGGAGCACATATTGCTGTTACCGAGGGGCAATACGTTTCGGCGGGCGATGTCATCGCAAAAATCCCACGGGAGACGACCAAGACCAAGGACATAACGGGTGGCTTACCCCGTGTTGCCGAGCTGTTCGAAGCACGCAAGCCCAAGGAACAGGCGGTGATCAGTGAAATCGACGGCATCGTCTCCTTCGGTAAAGACACCAAAGGGAAGCGAAAGGTGATTGTTACCCCGGACGTCGGTGAACCTCGAGAGTACTTGATCCCTAAAGGGAAGCACATCAGCGTCCATGAAGGGGATCGCGTGCGGGCAGGTGAGCCGCTCATGGATGGGTCCCCAAATCCCCACGACATTTTGACGATCTTAGGCTTGAAGGCCCTGGCAAAGTACTTGGTGGACGAAATCCAAGAAATTTACCGCCTGCAGGGGGTTCGGATCAACGATAAGCACATCGAGGTGATTGTTCGCCAAATGTTGCGCCGCGTGAAGGTGCGAGACGTGGGGGACACAGATTTCTTGGTGGGTGATCAGGTGGAAAAATGGCGCTTTGACGAGGAAAACCAGCGCGTTAAGCGGGCCGGTGGCCAACCTGCCACTTGCGAACCTCTGCTCCTGGGAATTACGAAAGCTAGCCTGTCGACAGAAAGCTTTATTTCTGCGGCGTCTTTCCAGGAAACGACAAAGGTACTGACCGAGGCCGCGATCAATGGCAAGGTGGATCACTTGGTCGGCTTGAAGGAAAACGTCATTATGGGGCGGCTGATCCCTGCAGGCACTGGAGTGGCGCAGTACCGGCAGATGGAAATGCTGATAGACGGAGCTCCGGCAGAAGCTACGGAACAGCAGGAACCGTCGCCTTCTGAAGCAGCAACTGCTTGA
- the rplC gene encoding 50S ribosomal protein L3 — protein sequence MTGLIGQKIGMTQIFDTKGGIIPVTVLKVGPCTVVQVKTEGTDGYAAIQLGWGIRKPSRVSKAYRAHCEKAGGRVFRVLREFVPRAGREYAVGQEIRVGDLFTAGQYVDVTGISKGRGFAGVMKRHGFGGFPGSHGTHEYFRHGGSIGNRSFPGRVFKGKRMAGHYGAERVTVQNLAVIAVYPEDDVMLVKGAVPGPNGGIVLVRHAVKKQEVASVELA from the coding sequence ATGACGGGTTTAATTGGGCAGAAGATAGGGATGACGCAGATTTTTGACACGAAGGGAGGCATAATCCCCGTCACGGTCCTTAAGGTTGGCCCTTGCACGGTGGTCCAGGTCAAGACCGAAGGTACGGATGGCTATGCTGCCATCCAGCTTGGGTGGGGGATTCGGAAGCCGAGTCGCGTTTCCAAAGCCTACCGTGCGCACTGCGAAAAGGCGGGAGGCCGCGTGTTTCGGGTGCTTCGCGAATTTGTGCCGAGGGCGGGGCGCGAATACGCGGTGGGACAGGAAATTCGCGTGGGAGATTTGTTCACCGCTGGCCAGTACGTAGACGTCACCGGGATTTCCAAGGGGCGTGGGTTCGCTGGCGTCATGAAGCGTCACGGCTTCGGAGGGTTCCCCGGAAGTCACGGCACTCACGAGTATTTTCGGCACGGTGGCTCTATTGGTAACCGGTCGTTCCCAGGTCGCGTTTTCAAAGGCAAGCGTATGGCTGGGCACTACGGTGCGGAACGAGTGACCGTCCAGAATCTGGCTGTGATTGCGGTGTATCCCGAGGATGACGTGATGCTGGTGAAGGGCGCAGTTCCGGGTCCAAATGGTGGAATCGTGCTCGTCCGACACGCCGTGAAAAAGCAGGAGGTGGCCAGTGTCGAGCTCGCGTAG
- the rpsG gene encoding 30S ribosomal protein S7, whose translation MPRKGEVRHREVLPDPKYHDQTVSKFINMLMMRGKKSLAERILYGAFELIQSRTKEDPLVTFRRALENVKPVLEVRSRRVGGATYQVPVEVRPVRRVSLGMRWLVQQARLRSEKSMEERLAAELIEAANNRGGAVKKREETHRMAEANKAFAHYRW comes from the coding sequence ATGCCTCGTAAAGGAGAGGTTCGCCATCGTGAGGTTCTTCCGGACCCCAAGTACCACGATCAAACGGTGAGCAAGTTCATCAACATGTTGATGATGAGGGGAAAGAAAAGCTTGGCGGAACGGATTCTTTACGGTGCATTCGAGTTGATCCAGTCGCGCACCAAGGAAGACCCCCTCGTAACCTTCCGAAGGGCTTTGGAGAATGTTAAGCCGGTGCTGGAGGTGCGTTCGCGGCGCGTGGGCGGGGCGACATACCAGGTGCCGGTGGAGGTGCGCCCGGTGCGGAGAGTCTCTCTTGGGATGCGGTGGCTGGTCCAGCAGGCGCGCCTTCGGAGCGAGAAGTCAATGGAAGAGCGCTTGGCGGCAGAGCTCATTGAAGCGGCAAATAACCGCGGGGGTGCCGTCAAGAAGAGAGAGGAGACTCATCGAATGGCGGAGGCAAACAAGGCCTTTGCCCACTACCGCTGGTAA
- the rpsJ gene encoding 30S ribosomal protein S10 codes for MSQKIRIRLKAYDHRLLDQSVKEIVDTVRQTGGRVAGPVPLPTRTERFTVNRSPHVDKKSREQFEIRTHKRLIDILDPTQQTMDALGKLELAAGVDVEIKLA; via the coding sequence ATGAGCCAAAAGATCCGAATCAGGCTGAAGGCCTACGACCACAGGCTTCTGGATCAATCGGTAAAAGAGATTGTGGACACTGTGCGCCAAACCGGCGGGCGAGTGGCCGGCCCCGTGCCTCTTCCCACGCGGACGGAGCGCTTCACGGTCAACCGGTCCCCGCATGTGGACAAGAAGTCGCGTGAGCAGTTTGAAATCCGAACACATAAGCGGCTCATCGATATACTGGATCCAACGCAACAGACTATGGACGCGTTGGGAAAACTTGAACTGGCCGCGGGAGTGGACGTTGAGATTAAGCTGGCGTGA
- a CDS encoding 50S ribosomal protein L4 codes for MSSSRSLPVVSPSGQPSGEVTVRPEVFFAPVRVHLLHSAVRWQLAKRRAGTHSTKTRGEVSGGGKKPWRQKGTGRARAGSIRSPLWVGGAVIFGPKPRDYSYSLPRSARLQALRSAVSAKVKDGGLVVVEEIVLEQPKTKLLASYLSKLGVESALIVLPQPDETIERAGRNLPWAKVVPVGGLNVYDVLRFKTLVTTPNGIRAIEERLAS; via the coding sequence GTGTCGAGCTCGCGTAGCCTTCCGGTTGTTTCCCCGAGTGGGCAACCTTCAGGGGAAGTGACCGTGCGGCCTGAGGTTTTTTTCGCTCCCGTGCGGGTTCACCTGCTGCATAGTGCCGTGCGTTGGCAGTTAGCGAAGCGGCGCGCCGGGACACACTCGACAAAAACGCGAGGAGAGGTTAGCGGAGGCGGTAAAAAGCCCTGGAGGCAAAAAGGTACTGGAAGGGCCAGGGCAGGAAGCATTCGGTCCCCTCTGTGGGTGGGCGGCGCAGTGATCTTTGGACCGAAGCCGAGGGATTATTCCTATTCACTGCCACGGAGTGCGCGACTCCAGGCCCTGCGATCGGCAGTCTCTGCGAAAGTGAAGGACGGTGGTCTAGTTGTCGTGGAAGAGATCGTATTGGAGCAACCGAAGACAAAGCTGCTGGCCAGTTATCTGTCCAAGCTGGGCGTAGAGAGTGCGCTGATCGTACTACCGCAGCCCGATGAGACGATAGAGCGAGCAGGTCGCAACCTTCCGTGGGCTAAAGTCGTGCCGGTAGGCGGTTTGAACGTGTACGATGTGTTGCGTTTCAAAACCTTGGTGACCACGCCCAATGGGATCCGGGCAATTGAGGAGAGGTTAGCCTCATGA
- the rpsL gene encoding 30S ribosomal protein S12, giving the protein MPTINQLVKRARVVQRRRTTAPALQGCPQKRGVCTRVYTQTPKKPNSALRKVARVRLTNGVEVTAYIPGIGHNLQEHSVVLIRGGRVKDLPGVRYHIIRGTLDAVGVQDRRKGRSKYGTKKPK; this is encoded by the coding sequence ATGCCGACCATTAATCAGCTTGTGAAAAGAGCGCGAGTTGTCCAAAGACGGCGAACGACGGCGCCGGCCCTCCAGGGCTGCCCGCAAAAGCGAGGTGTGTGTACTCGCGTGTACACCCAGACACCGAAGAAACCCAATTCTGCTTTGCGTAAGGTTGCCCGCGTGCGTTTGACCAACGGCGTTGAGGTTACAGCCTACATTCCAGGCATTGGACACAATCTGCAAGAGCATTCTGTCGTATTGATCCGCGGGGGGCGCGTAAAGGATCTTCCAGGGGTGCGTTATCACATCATCCGGGGAACTCTGGATGCGGTTGGGGTGCAGGATCGCCGAAAGGGTCGCTCGAAGTACGGAACGAAGAAGCCCAAGTAG
- the rplW gene encoding 50S ribosomal protein L23, translating to MMEPTDVIRSALVTEKGTLLQQLGNQYVFAVHPKANKFEIRSAVERLFKVKVVNVRTANYLGQVRRVGKGVGRRPNWKKAYVTLAPGHRIELFDVG from the coding sequence ATGATGGAGCCAACGGACGTCATTCGGTCCGCTTTAGTGACGGAAAAAGGAACCTTGTTGCAGCAGCTCGGGAATCAGTACGTGTTCGCCGTTCACCCAAAAGCCAACAAGTTCGAGATACGCTCTGCTGTGGAGCGATTGTTTAAGGTTAAGGTTGTGAACGTGCGTACCGCAAATTACTTGGGGCAAGTCCGGCGCGTCGGTAAGGGCGTGGGGCGTCGGCCAAACTGGAAGAAAGCTTACGTAACCCTCGCTCCCGGGCATCGCATTGAGCTTTTTGATGTAGGTTAA